In Candidatus Bathyarchaeota archaeon, the sequence TTTGAAATCGAACAGCTAAGAGGTATGGATTGGGGTTTGACTTTAGTGGCAAAAGAAAACGGCCAAAAAGTGGCAGTGCAGACCGTTCGTTGTCCAAGAAACAGTTATGTGTCTGAGGCGATCTTGCCGATTGCAGAGGAAACAAAAAGTCGCTTCTGCTGTGAGAAAGTTTTGGTTTTGGCAACCGCTTATTTTACGGAGCAGGCAAAAGCAGAAGCTGAAAAGCGTGGTATTGAACTGTGGGATGCTGACACATTGGCCAAAAGGATTTCAGAGATGATCGCGAAGTCGGAACTAGAGGTATTGGCGTGTTTCCCCAAGTATCAGGGATCGCTGCTAAAGAGCCTTCTTGCGTTAGATGAGACGAAGAATTTTCTTGTGACACCAAAAACGGAAGGAAAATACGATGTGTACTTGCCTGGCGTCAAGTATCCGCTGCTGACTTTCCAAGCACAAAACGGCAGAGTCGTTAGATGCGTGTTTAGGATAAAGTACAATGAGCCCGTGAACGAAAACGACGGAGAAGTCCTGATAGCCTTTGACGATTCCTTGAACAGCACAGGTCCAGATGAAGCCCAAGCTTACGAAGCGGTTATTCAGTATCTTGAACAATTCTTAGAGTAGAAGGTTAATTTTTCGTCGACATCTACATGCAATTTTTTGGATGCTGCTTGATTTTGAACCTTTAACTGAGGAGTTTTCCGTAAGGTAGAAAAACAGCGCCCACAACCATTCACCCATGACAAAACCCAAAAAGCCCCAACTCGTCTGGCTTGACGAGTTAAGCACCAAAGAAGCAGCCCAAGCCGCCAAAAACGGCACCGTCATCATTTTCCCGTTGGGAAGCGTGGAGGAACACGGCGACCACTTGCCGCTTGGTACGGATAGTATTCAACCCGAATACATCGCTGTGGAAGTAGCTAAAAAGACGGGGTGCTTGGTTGCGCCGCCGTTCCGCTATGGCATCTGTAACGCCACCCGCAATTTCCCTGGAACTTTAACTATCCAGTTTGATACTCTCTACAGAGTCGCCCACGATATTCTCTCGGAGTTGATTCGTAACGGTTTCTACCGCATAATCGTGTTGAGTGGTCACGCGGGTAACTCGCATATGGTGGCTTTGCGTTTAGCCGCGCAAGATGTAATGGACAAGAACGAAAAATCATGTTCAGGGCAGGTGCGGATTATGGTTTTGTCAGATTTTGATTTTGCAGAGGATTTAGCATCGGAAGTTGCAGCGCCAGACGATGGACACGCGGGAACGATTGAGACTTCGCGAGTTTTGGCGATTAAACCTGAGCTTGTTAAGGGTAAAGGGAAAGCTGAGAAGTGGCAGTTGCCGCGTTTTGAGGTTCTTGTGCATCCTGAGCGTTGTTTCCCCGGCGGCGTCAACGGCGACCCGACTTCGGCAACGGTTGAGAAGGGTGAAAAAATCAACGAATACGTGATTGGTCAAGTGGAGAAGCTAGTGAGACAACTCCAAACTGGATAAGGTTGTCTACGTGCTATTTTTTGCTTTTTGAGGCAGATGCTTTTGGAGCTGCTTTTTTGGGTGCTGTTTTAACTTGTTTCATGGGTACTTCGCAGCAGACTAACTCGCAGGATTCGTCACATTCACAGGGGTCCTCTACAACCACGACCAAACCGCACTCGTCACAGCGGTATGTTTCGCCTTTCTTTTTAGCCAAAAAATCACCACCTAAACCAACTAAAACTACAACATAAAACTCTCTTCAGCCGATATAAGAATTCTGTTTTTAGCCCGATTCATCTAGACTTTTCTTGTAGAGCGCTTTGTCGATGACTCTGGCGTCAAGGTTATGCTTCGCTGCAGTTTTGCGCATGGCAGCTAACAGGCGGAGGTAATTCTGGGGGGTGTAGAGTCCAGGCGGTGGATTGCCGAGGAGTGGTTTCCACACGTTTTGGTCGAATATACCATAGTTGTGGGGGTCAAAAAATGTTAATATGATGCTGGCTAACACGGGGCTTATGCCTTCAAGTGTGGTGAGACAATTTAAGCGGTAAGTGTCATCGGCGTTGGGTAAACTTAGAGACTGGCTGGTTATACGTTGCACTTTTTCTTCGTCATTACGCGTTACTAACTCGAGGGCACGCTGCTTTTTTTCGGGTTCATCTTTGAATTTCCATTCAACAACCGCGGCTAAATCCTTCACTGTGAGCGCGTTATTTTTGCGGAACTTTGCACCTAATTCCCGTTCACGCTGCGCTTGCCAACCAAAAGCCTTATCGTATTTGCGGCTCCAAAGGAGGTAGTCGGGTTTATCCAACAAGTTTCACCGTATAGCCAAGATAATGCGGGGGTTGGATTTCTGCTTTGCGAAGTCAACGACTCTTAGGTGAATAGAGCCCCCCATTATTTAGGGGCGCATACGAAACCGTATCCGCAAATGCGGGAATCACGCGACGTCTCCAAGCGGACCTCCCCTCCCTTATATAAAGAACCGCCCATAGGAACTAGGTCAACAAACCTTGACTACACTTAGTCAAGGAATCTATACAAGTAACCTTTTATTGTAAACAGTGTTTGTCGAGTTGATGACTGCTATGAAGAAGAATGCTTTGTTCATTGCAATCTGCCTCTCAATCCTTTTGTCCTCGTCAACGCTTGGAAACCAAATGATTGACACAGCAAACGCGAATCCCATGGTTTTTCGGCGATTCGATGCGTCACCAACGATAACAATACAGTCGCCCCAAGACAACCAGACATATTCCCCCGATAACACGACGTTGGTTTTCAGTTTGTCAAAGCCAAACGCTGAATGGACTGGCCCCTACGATGACAACTGGTTTGAACCCATAAACGGCGGCGACTTTGGAAACAAAGTTGTCAACGCCACCATATACATAGACGGACAACCTTCTAACCTATCAATCGATGTGAACAGCACTCTGCTAGAACCATTCAATTATTCAGTACCTATAGAGGGCTTAGCCGATGGAAATCATACTTTGCAGAAATGTTTGTTTTGTAACGGTGTAGAAGGCATGACGTGAATGGCAGGTTATGATATGGGATATTTCGACTATTACGCGTATTCACAAAAGATTGCTTTCACCGTAGCCACACCCGACAGCCAAGCATTCATGGACGGAGCGTTGATTGCACTTTTTGTGGTCCTTGTCTCGGTAGCCTGTTTAGTTGCATTGGCTCTTTATCGTAGAAGAAAATAGTAAATTTTTATGAAAATATCGTCTATATTGCTGTTACCCAATGTTATTATTTAAAATCGGCATCATATGGATAGTGAAAATGCAGGGAACGAGTTGTAGTCGTGACGTGTTCCCTAGTGGTGTAGGTTAACTTGGTTCATCTTTCCCCTTTACGGCTACAACTCAACCCTCGCATAAACTTTTAAACCACACAAAATTGAGCTATGCCTCTTTTTCTTTAGACACCTTATCGAAAAGCTTCTTGGCAACGGTAACACTGATTATAACAAACCACATAAGCCCCAAACCGACCAAAACCACCTGAGCTACGCCCATAATGTCCAGTTGAAACAAAAGTTCCTCAAGAGTTGAACTTCCAACTGAGAGGGGCGAGCCAGGAACAATTTTCGGGGTTGGAGTAGGGGTTGGAAGTGGTGTTGCAGTGGGTTCAGGAGTTGGCCAATTAAAGTCAAAGGTTGGTTCGGGTGTTGCGTAGGGGTCGGTTGTGTCTTGAGCGGTTACAGCGATGAACGTAAAAGATGATGTGACAACTAAGAGCGCTACGAAAGCTAAGGCACATGCCAGCCGCTTCATGTAACCACTACAGCAATATTGGCGGCTTGTAAATTTAAAACTATCACAAACTAGTAGCAGACAAATATAAAATTAAAAAAGGGTTGAAGATAGGGGAAGGTTAGGCTGGGGAAGCTTCGCGGCTTTCCTTAGCTATGGGTTTAGCCTCGACGATGGGCAATTCTTCTGATTTCGCTACTTTCTCGTCTTTTGGCGGTTCAGGTAGGTTCCGTGTGACGCAGCGGAAATCTATGTCTTCTCCTTTGAGGTCCAGTGTGGCTTTGACGGTGCCGTCGCTTAGGTACTCGATTTGGAAGCCCATCTTCTTAGTTAAGCTTAAAGCTCGGTAGTTGTCTTGGAGCATGATTGCATAGACGCTTTCGACGCCTCTTTCCTTAGCTATGTCAAGCGTGTAATCAACTAGTTTTGTACCTAAGCCTAAACCTTGCCAGTAGTCGCTGACGATAAACGCCATTTCTCCATGTTTACCATCGGATTCTATGCTTAGGCGTGTTACTCCGAGTATTTTGCGTTTGCCGTTTTCAACGATCTCGGCGACGATAGCTACTTCTCTGTCGTAGTCGATGTTGCAGTATCGAACACGGACTTCGTGGGGTGTGTCTTTTAGCATCTGGAAGAAGCGGTAGCGGATGGATTCTTCGCTGAGGCTTTGGAACCACTCCAGCCACATGGGTTCATCCTCTGGTTTTATTGGTCTTAATAGGACTTCTTGCCCGTTTTTGAGAAGCCAGAGGATCTCGTATTTTTTTGGGTATGGACTAATGACCATGTGTTCGTGTGGTTCGAATTTTTTGCAGATTTTTTCTTTATCGATAACTATGCGGGCATCGAGGATGGAGGCTTCTTTGTCGTTGATGAGCAAGGGGTTTATGTCGATTTCTTTGATTTGTGGGAAATCTACCAGTAGCTGCGAGAATAACAGAACGGTTTCGTCAAGGCGTTTTAGGTCGACTGGTGTGGAGCCACGGTAGCCTTTGAGGAGGCGGTAAACTTTGGTTTCTTCCATCATGCGACGGATTAGAGTAGTGTTTAGGGGTGGAAGCCCGATTGAGACATCTTTGAAGAGTTCAACGCCGACACCGCCCATACCGAAGAGGATAACTGGACCGAAAACTGGGTCGGTTTTTCCTCCTAAGATGATTTCGTGACCTTTCTTTTCAATCATAGGTTGAACAGTTACACCGATGATTTGGGCGTGTGGGTTGTAGGCGGTTGCGCGTTGTATGAGCAGTTCGAATGCTTCTCGGACTTCTCTGGCTGAGTTAACGTTTAGGATGACTCCGCCTGCATCGCTTTTATGGATGATTTGAGGTGAAAGAATCTTGAGTACAACTGGGAAACCCATCTCGGTTGCAAGTGCAACGGCTTCGTCAACGGTGTTGGCGGCTGCCGTGCGTACGACTGGGAAGTTGTAGTATTTGAGTATCTTTTTGGCTTCGTCTTCGGTGAGGATTTCTCGGTCTTCAAAGGCAGCGTTGCGAAGGATAGCCATGATTGGGCGTTTTGGCGGCGAAGCATCGACTGGAAGTTCTTCAGGGGTTTCGTAGAGTAGGTCGATGTTGCGTTGATAGTTGTACATGTACATGTAGGTCTTAAGCGCCTGCTCAGGAGTGCTGTAGGTTGGGATGTTGTTGGCGTTGAGGATGTGGTTGGCTTCTTGCACTGCACCAAAGCCCATAAACGAAGTCAAGATGGTTTTGTTCTGGTAGGGTTTGTTGCGTACAAGTTCCACGATTGCTTTGGCGATTTCTACAGATTCAGAAACCGCTTGCTGAGTGAAAATAATTAAGATGCCGTCAACGTTTTCGTCGTTTAGTGCAGCATCAAGAGCCGCCTTGTAGCGGTCTGCTTTTGCGTCACCTAAAACATCAATCGGGTTGCCGTGACTCCAAAACGGAGGCAACACAGCGTTGAGGGAATCGATGGTTTTCTGGCTGATTTTAGCGATTTTACCGCCGAAACCGATCAATGAGTCAGTTGCCATTACACCTGGACCACCAGCGTTGGTGATGATGGCTAGGCGGTTACCTTTTGGCAATGGCTGAGTGCCTAAAACCTCAGCTGCGTTGAATAAATCAGCGATTTCGTTAACACGAACAACGCCTGCACGTTTGAATGCAGCATCGTACACGCCGTCTTCGCCTGACAAGGAGCCTGTGTGAGATGCAGCTGCTTGGGCGCTTTCAGAGAATTTGCCTGATTTTACAACAATGATTGGTTTTGTGCGTGCAAAGTGCCGCGCGGCAGACATGAATTTGCGGGCTTGAGTTATGCCTTCAACATACATGAGGATACTTTTTGTTTTAGGGTCACTGCCGAAGTAATCAATCAAGTCGCCGAAGTCCACGTCAATCATGGAACCGACGGAGACGAAGTTGCTAAAACCGATGTTTTCATGAATTGCCCAATCCAAGATTGCTGAACCCAACGCGCCACTTTGAGAGAGAAACGCGACGTTGCCGGGTTTGGGCATTTTATCCAAAAAGGTAGCGTTCAAGTTTATTCTGGGACGCAAAACACCGATGCAGTTGGGTCCGATTACTCGGATGCCGTATTTTTTGGCTACTGCACCTACTTGATCTTCTAAGGCTTTTCCCGCGGGGCCTGTTTCTTTGAAGCCTGCGGATACAATGATTACTCCTTTTATGTTTGCTTTCCCGCATTCCTCCATAACTTGGGGAACGGTTTTTGCGGGGGTGGCAATCATTGCTAAGTCGATTTGGTCGGGGATTTGATCCACTGTTTGATAGGCTTTTACCCCTAAGAGCTCTGTTTTTTTGATGTTAACATAGTAAACTTTGCCAGCGAAACCTGACTGTGTAAAGTTTTTAACGATTGCATAACCTACTGAACCTTCCACGTCACTGGCTCCGATGATCGCAACTGTATGAGGATTGAAGATTTTGTCGAGGTTTGTAGTGACCATTGTCTAACCTTCTGCTTTAGGGTCGTGTATTGGCTCAAATTAAAGCTTATTGTTCAATAATCCTAATTTTTCGAACCTAAACATGAATAATGAACGCAAAACAGAGGTTTAAACATTTAACAAAACAGCAAAGCAGGGGCTAAAATGGGGGTTACTTGAAGTTCTTCTGCAAATCAGCCAATGATAGAACGGTGATGCCGCCTGCTTTTAGCAGTTGCTCTGCTTTTGCGACATCGCTGACCCGAATGATCAGGGCGACTTGTCCATCTACATGGATCCCTGAAGAATAAGCATATTCAATGTTAAGTCCACTGTCACCCAGAATCTTGGTGATTTTAGACAAACGATCCTTTTCTGAACTAAAAATCGCTGTGACTTCAGTGTTCTTCTTAGACTTAGCCAAGTTGAAGCCAGCATCTTCCAACAGTTTTTCTGCACGTTCTGGTTCCTCAGCGATTAGACGCACCAAACCATATTCGCCTGCGTCGGCGATGGAGAGGGCAAAAACGCGGATTTGGTTGTTGTCCAACTGTGACATGGCTTCAAAAAGAGAACCGGGACGGTTATCTAGAAACACGCTGACTTGTGTAACTGGCAAACAGATGCACCACTTTACCGTATAGTGCAGTTGGTATTTAACTTTAACCAACAACACTTATGTGCTTTAGAAAAATTGGTTTTTGCCAACATTTATATTTGCACTTGAATAATTCCTTGCTAACTGGGAGATTGGAAGGTTTGTTAAAGTGTATCGGGGTGTCCAAGCGGTTCGGGGGACTCCAAGCATTAAAAAACGTTGATTTCACGGTTAACGACGGCGAAATAGCAGGGCTGGTTGGCCCTAACGGTTCAGGTAAATCTACATTGCTAAACCTCATAAGCGGAGTCTACAAACCTGACTCAGGGCAAATCCTGCTTCAAGATGAAGAAATCTCAAAACTGCCCCCACACGTAATTTGCTCGAAAGGAATTACCAAAACCGCTCAAACGGTGCAGTCTTTCCCAGAGATGACCGCGACAGAAAACGTGTTAACAAGCGTGCTGTTTAACAGGAAAAAAGACGACAAAACCGACGGCGCCACAAGAGCACACGAGCTTTTGACGTTTGTTGGGTTAGATAAAGAAAAGTTTGATGTTAAAGCAAAAAACCTAAACGTCGTGGAACTTCGCCGCATCCAACTTGCGAAGGCTTTGGCGACTAATCCCAAGCTACTCTTGCTCGATGAGTTGC encodes:
- a CDS encoding restriction endonuclease; translated protein: MTTYFNGILKEIIQQYPNIDLSGYLADNLQLPLDKAEALADRIQKQYIEKIGVTEEKSPLFVRREESDLKKNKTYPIDRLSVKEFEYFTRWLLEGAKFEIEQLRGMDWGLTLVAKENGQKVAVQTVRCPRNSYVSEAILPIAEETKSRFCCEKVLVLATAYFTEQAKAEAEKRGIELWDADTLAKRISEMIAKSELEVLACFPKYQGSLLKSLLALDETKNFLVTPKTEGKYDVYLPGVKYPLLTFQAQNGRVVRCVFRIKYNEPVNENDGEVLIAFDDSLNSTGPDEAQAYEAVIQYLEQFLE
- a CDS encoding creatininase family protein, yielding MTKPKKPQLVWLDELSTKEAAQAAKNGTVIIFPLGSVEEHGDHLPLGTDSIQPEYIAVEVAKKTGCLVAPPFRYGICNATRNFPGTLTIQFDTLYRVAHDILSELIRNGFYRIIVLSGHAGNSHMVALRLAAQDVMDKNEKSCSGQVRIMVLSDFDFAEDLASEVAAPDDGHAGTIETSRVLAIKPELVKGKGKAEKWQLPRFEVLVHPERCFPGGVNGDPTSATVEKGEKINEYVIGQVEKLVRQLQTG
- a CDS encoding GNAT family N-acetyltransferase; this translates as MVTTNLDKIFNPHTVAIIGASDVEGSVGYAIVKNFTQSGFAGKVYYVNIKKTELLGVKAYQTVDQIPDQIDLAMIATPAKTVPQVMEECGKANIKGVIIVSAGFKETGPAGKALEDQVGAVAKKYGIRVIGPNCIGVLRPRINLNATFLDKMPKPGNVAFLSQSGALGSAILDWAIHENIGFSNFVSVGSMIDVDFGDLIDYFGSDPKTKSILMYVEGITQARKFMSAARHFARTKPIIVVKSGKFSESAQAAASHTGSLSGEDGVYDAAFKRAGVVRVNEIADLFNAAEVLGTQPLPKGNRLAIITNAGGPGVMATDSLIGFGGKIAKISQKTIDSLNAVLPPFWSHGNPIDVLGDAKADRYKAALDAALNDENVDGILIIFTQQAVSESVEIAKAIVELVRNKPYQNKTILTSFMGFGAVQEANHILNANNIPTYSTPEQALKTYMYMYNYQRNIDLLYETPEELPVDASPPKRPIMAILRNAAFEDREILTEDEAKKILKYYNFPVVRTAAANTVDEAVALATEMGFPVVLKILSPQIIHKSDAGGVILNVNSAREVREAFELLIQRATAYNPHAQIIGVTVQPMIEKKGHEIILGGKTDPVFGPVILFGMGGVGVELFKDVSIGLPPLNTTLIRRMMEETKVYRLLKGYRGSTPVDLKRLDETVLLFSQLLVDFPQIKEIDINPLLINDKEASILDARIVIDKEKICKKFEPHEHMVISPYPKKYEILWLLKNGQEVLLRPIKPEDEPMWLEWFQSLSEESIRYRFFQMLKDTPHEVRVRYCNIDYDREVAIVAEIVENGKRKILGVTRLSIESDGKHGEMAFIVSDYWQGLGLGTKLVDYTLDIAKERGVESVYAIMLQDNYRALSLTKKMGFQIEYLSDGTVKATLDLKGEDIDFRCVTRNLPEPPKDEKVAKSEELPIVEAKPIAKESREASPA
- a CDS encoding acetolactate synthase, which produces MPVTQVSVFLDNRPGSLFEAMSQLDNNQIRVFALSIADAGEYGLVRLIAEEPERAEKLLEDAGFNLAKSKKNTEVTAIFSSEKDRLSKITKILGDSGLNIEYAYSSGIHVDGQVALIIRVSDVAKAEQLLKAGGITVLSLADLQKNFK
- a CDS encoding ABC transporter ATP-binding protein; this translates as MSKRFGGLQALKNVDFTVNDGEIAGLVGPNGSGKSTLLNLISGVYKPDSGQILLQDEEISKLPPHVICSKGITKTAQTVQSFPEMTATENVLTSVLFNRKKDDKTDGATRAHELLTFVGLDKEKFDVKAKNLNVVELRRIQLAKALATNPKLLLLDELLTGLTPKESDEAIELIKQINKQGVTVLIVEHVMRVIMGLCNRVIVLHHGEKICEGSPKTVCTDDNVVKVYLGKRFTFGEEEA